A portion of the Streptomyces sp. NBC_01335 genome contains these proteins:
- a CDS encoding carboxymuconolactone decarboxylase family protein — protein sequence MADSGPVDPVPLSERLTTAVLDREAGHRTLDTLQDPATRSLFPWLEEVAPGFPDWLITTLFGGTYQRPGLSPRERQLVNLGALTALGGVDPQLAGQVVTSLRVGLTPEEVVEVFVHLAPYVGVPKALAGLRVAAAALEDSAAPHEADRSDLR from the coding sequence ATGGCCGATTCCGGACCTGTCGACCCCGTGCCCCTCTCCGAGCGGCTGACCACTGCCGTTCTCGACCGAGAGGCGGGCCATCGGACGCTCGACACCCTCCAGGACCCCGCGACCCGGTCGCTCTTCCCTTGGCTGGAGGAGGTGGCTCCGGGCTTTCCCGACTGGCTGATCACCACCCTCTTCGGCGGCACCTATCAACGCCCCGGACTCTCGCCGCGCGAGCGCCAGTTGGTGAACCTGGGGGCGCTCACGGCGCTCGGCGGCGTCGATCCGCAGCTGGCCGGGCAGGTCGTCACCTCGCTGCGGGTGGGTCTGACGCCCGAGGAGGTGGTGGAGGTCTTCGTCCACCTGGCGCCCTACGTCGGCGTTCCCAAGGCGCTGGCCGGCCTGCGGGTCGCCGCCGCGGCACTGGAGGACAGTGCGGCCCCGCACGAAGCGGACCGGAGCGACCTCCGGTGA
- a CDS encoding phosphotriesterase family protein, giving the protein MRTVLGDIDPGDLGVCDAHDHLFLRSPRLPGEELDDTAAARSELDSFAQAGGRAMVQWTPWGMGRRLSVLPALSRDSGVHLIAATGLHQAKHYEGDRFAHGVDELAELFVRELTRSPVRAGLIKVAGAFHRLDEHARRTMAAAATAHHATGAPIGVHLEGGTAALETLQLLCADHGVPAHRVILGHLLRYPDPAVHLRVAEAGAYLAFDGPSRAHHAGDHRLVACVAALADAGHADRVLIGGDTVVASARSSADGPGMRHLLEGVAPRIALEIGSDVARAIFVENPAHAFAAHWRGPARPSPGMPPTPAERG; this is encoded by the coding sequence GTGAGGACCGTACTCGGCGACATCGACCCCGGTGACCTGGGCGTCTGCGACGCACACGACCACCTGTTCCTGCGAAGCCCGCGCCTTCCCGGCGAGGAGCTCGACGACACCGCGGCGGCACGGTCGGAACTGGACTCCTTCGCGCAGGCCGGGGGACGGGCCATGGTGCAGTGGACGCCCTGGGGTATGGGACGGCGGCTGTCCGTCCTTCCCGCGCTCTCCCGCGACAGTGGCGTCCACCTGATCGCGGCGACCGGCCTGCATCAGGCGAAACACTACGAAGGCGACCGGTTCGCGCACGGTGTCGACGAGTTGGCGGAACTCTTCGTCCGGGAACTCACCCGGAGCCCGGTGAGAGCGGGCCTGATCAAAGTCGCCGGTGCCTTCCACCGCCTGGACGAGCACGCTCGCCGGACGATGGCCGCAGCGGCGACGGCCCATCACGCCACCGGCGCACCGATCGGCGTCCACCTGGAGGGCGGCACCGCAGCCCTGGAAACCCTCCAACTCCTCTGTGCGGACCACGGCGTACCGGCCCACCGGGTGATCCTGGGCCACCTTCTCCGCTACCCCGATCCCGCTGTCCACCTTCGTGTCGCGGAAGCCGGGGCGTACCTGGCGTTCGACGGACCCTCCCGGGCCCATCACGCCGGTGACCACCGACTGGTGGCGTGCGTGGCGGCACTCGCCGACGCCGGGCATGCCGACCGCGTGCTGATCGGCGGCGACACCGTGGTGGCGTCGGCCCGCTCGTCGGCGGACGGGCCAGGAATGCGTCACCTCCTGGAAGGGGTTGCTCCCCGCATCGCCCTGGAAATCGGCAGTGACGTGGCCCGTGCGATCTTCGTCGAGAACCCCGCCCACGCCTTCGCGGCACACTGGCGGGGCCCCGCACGGCCATCGCCGGGGATGCCCCCCACGCCTGCGGAGCGCGGCTGA